A genome region from Streptomyces xanthophaeus includes the following:
- a CDS encoding TauD/TfdA family dioxygenase — protein MTALRTARTRSTALLRTAAAEFLLPALAGELEGAAEDLASGRGWVLIKGIPVGELSEADAGAALRAIGQYLGWPVPQSTDGRILRRVRDTAGTAAGSTVSGHRTRARVPFHTDESDLLGLLCRRPARTDAVTSLVSSAAVHNALADLRPDLVERLYRTHFFDRRDQHAPGECPYLAVPLATRCGAALSMRYDRGRLEAARSLPGVPRAEPADTELYDLVDSLAGSPRLRLDLHLEAGDLLLVDNHAVMHARSEFEDFDEPERGRHLLPLRLARHRDADPPGTATVHGPRAKGMRRAIASRNIIRPRILHATRPDHESRDRRPHRGDG, from the coding sequence ATGACGGCGCTGCGCACAGCCCGCACACGCAGTACCGCGCTGCTGAGGACGGCTGCCGCAGAGTTCCTGCTTCCCGCGCTCGCCGGTGAGCTGGAGGGTGCCGCAGAGGACTTGGCATCCGGACGGGGATGGGTCCTGATCAAGGGCATCCCGGTCGGTGAGCTCAGCGAGGCGGACGCCGGCGCCGCCCTCCGGGCCATCGGCCAGTACCTGGGGTGGCCCGTCCCTCAGAGCACGGACGGCCGCATCCTCCGTCGCGTCAGGGACACCGCAGGTACGGCGGCCGGCTCCACGGTGTCCGGCCACCGGACACGGGCGAGGGTGCCGTTCCACACCGACGAGTCGGATCTGCTCGGCCTGCTCTGCCGCCGGCCGGCACGCACGGACGCGGTCACGTCCCTCGTCAGCTCCGCCGCCGTCCACAACGCTCTCGCGGACCTCCGACCGGACCTCGTGGAGCGCCTGTACCGGACCCACTTCTTCGACCGGCGTGACCAGCATGCGCCCGGCGAGTGCCCGTACCTGGCCGTCCCGCTCGCGACCAGGTGCGGCGCGGCATTGAGCATGCGCTACGACCGGGGCAGGCTGGAGGCTGCGCGGAGCCTGCCCGGGGTACCCCGGGCGGAACCGGCGGACACGGAGCTGTACGACCTGGTCGACAGCCTGGCCGGCTCCCCCCGCCTCCGGCTCGACCTCCACCTGGAAGCAGGTGACCTGCTGCTGGTCGACAACCACGCGGTCATGCACGCCCGGTCGGAGTTCGAGGACTTCGACGAACCCGAACGGGGGCGCCACCTGCTGCCGTTGCGGCTCGCCCGGCACCGGGACGCCGATCCGCCGGGTACTGCCACCGTCCACGGTCCACGCGCCAAGGGGATGCGCCGCGCGATCGCCTCCCGCAACATCATCCGGCCCCGGATCCTGCACGCCACCCGCCCCGACCACGAAAGCCGCGACCGCCGGCCGCACCGCGGCGACGGCTGA
- a CDS encoding AraC family transcriptional regulator, producing the protein MRPLVRTAALSGYVELSRSVGIDPHALMKREGLDTADLAVQDRWISGPAVVRLLELSAAASRHDDFGLRMAELRRFSNLGPISLVVREEPDVRSALGLLLRHEHMYNELLHARLSERNGLATIKVDLRLGETAPPARQATELAVGAFTRILRGFLDPRWQPVSVWFAHGAPADAGRHRSLFGPGVEFDREFNGIVFYADDLDAPNAMADPQLRNYARQYFDAIAVPRDTSLVDRVRELIEALLSTGRCSIEQVARSLGVDRRTVHRHLAHSGETFSSLLNITRMRLAEQFVANPRRSLTEISDVLGFSSLSAFSRWFREQFGCSPREWRKEQVRQQEPGQG; encoded by the coding sequence ATGAGGCCTCTTGTCCGTACCGCAGCGCTGAGCGGCTATGTCGAGCTGAGCCGTTCTGTCGGCATCGACCCCCACGCCCTGATGAAGCGCGAGGGGCTGGACACCGCCGACCTCGCCGTCCAGGACCGCTGGATCTCCGGCCCGGCGGTGGTCCGCCTCCTGGAACTCTCCGCGGCCGCCTCGCGCCACGACGACTTCGGCCTGCGCATGGCCGAACTGCGGCGCTTCTCCAATCTCGGCCCCATCAGCCTGGTCGTCCGGGAGGAGCCCGACGTGCGCAGCGCGCTGGGACTGCTGCTGCGCCACGAGCACATGTACAACGAGCTCCTGCACGCTCGCCTGTCCGAACGGAACGGCCTGGCCACCATCAAGGTGGACCTGCGGCTCGGCGAGACGGCCCCGCCGGCCCGGCAGGCCACGGAACTCGCCGTGGGTGCCTTCACCCGCATTCTGCGAGGTTTCCTCGACCCACGGTGGCAACCGGTCTCGGTGTGGTTCGCCCACGGTGCTCCGGCGGACGCCGGCAGGCACCGCAGCCTGTTCGGCCCCGGGGTGGAATTCGACCGCGAGTTCAACGGCATCGTCTTCTACGCCGACGACCTCGACGCGCCCAACGCCATGGCTGACCCGCAACTGCGGAACTACGCCCGGCAGTACTTCGACGCGATCGCCGTTCCCAGAGACACCTCGCTGGTGGACCGGGTGCGCGAGCTCATCGAAGCCCTGCTGTCCACCGGCCGATGCTCGATCGAGCAGGTCGCTCGCAGCCTCGGGGTCGACCGGCGCACGGTCCACCGCCACCTGGCTCACTCGGGAGAAACGTTCTCCTCGCTGCTCAACATCACACGGATGCGGCTCGCGGAGCAGTTCGTGGCCAATCCCCGCCGCTCGCTGACGGAGATCTCCGACGTCCTGGGCTTCTCGTCACTGAGCGCGTTCTCCCGCTGGTTCCGGGAGCAGTTCGGCTGCAGCCCGAGGGAATGGCGCAAGGAGCAGGTCCGCCAGCAGGAGCCCGGCCAGGGCTGA
- a CDS encoding 3-keto-5-aminohexanoate cleavage protein, which translates to MHFHDDSLFPENQEKLVIQAAPYGPEWLPGDADDLPLTMDEHVQAAVDCYNAGATVLHIHVRELDGKGSKRMSMFNELLGRLREAVPDMVLQIGGSISFAPEGEGGDAKWLAYDTRHLLADLTPAPDQVTIAINTSQMNIVEIMTDDDLEGTSIAKPDYYRAYRDMVVEAGPDFYLEHLKRLQGNGIQPHFQLATLAQLETVERLIRAGIYTGPLILNYVAIGGGFAGRHPADLIEFVRRVPDGAVLTIESSMRAVAPMNAIAIALGVHVRVGNEDNLWRRRGERMSSVEQVEQMVQIANALGRDIATGAEAKKIYKIGEYYADADETLARLGMVPNRRPGQRGFMLRDSAN; encoded by the coding sequence ATGCACTTCCACGACGACTCGCTCTTCCCCGAGAACCAGGAGAAGCTGGTCATCCAAGCCGCCCCGTACGGGCCGGAGTGGCTGCCCGGCGACGCCGACGACCTGCCCCTGACCATGGACGAGCACGTGCAGGCGGCCGTCGACTGCTACAACGCCGGTGCCACGGTGCTCCACATCCACGTGCGCGAGCTCGACGGCAAGGGCTCCAAGCGGATGTCCATGTTCAACGAGCTGCTGGGCCGGCTGCGCGAGGCCGTGCCGGACATGGTCCTCCAGATCGGCGGGTCGATCTCCTTCGCCCCCGAGGGCGAGGGCGGGGACGCCAAGTGGCTCGCCTACGACACCCGCCACCTGCTGGCCGACCTCACCCCCGCGCCGGACCAGGTGACCATCGCGATCAACACCAGCCAGATGAACATCGTCGAGATCATGACCGACGACGACCTCGAAGGCACCTCGATCGCGAAGCCGGACTACTACCGGGCCTACCGTGACATGGTCGTCGAGGCCGGCCCCGACTTCTACCTGGAGCACCTCAAGCGCTTGCAGGGGAACGGCATCCAGCCGCACTTCCAGCTCGCCACCCTCGCTCAGCTCGAGACCGTGGAGCGGCTCATCCGTGCAGGCATCTACACGGGCCCCCTGATCCTCAACTACGTCGCGATCGGCGGCGGTTTCGCCGGACGGCACCCCGCCGACCTCATCGAGTTCGTCCGCCGCGTCCCGGACGGCGCCGTCCTCACCATCGAGAGCTCCATGCGCGCCGTGGCACCGATGAACGCGATCGCCATCGCCCTCGGCGTGCACGTCCGGGTGGGCAACGAGGACAACCTGTGGCGACGCAGGGGCGAGCGGATGTCCTCCGTCGAGCAGGTCGAGCAGATGGTCCAGATCGCGAACGCCCTCGGGCGCGACATCGCGACCGGTGCGGAAGCCAAGAAGATCTACAAGATCGGCGAGTACTACGCCGACGCCGACGAGACCCTCGCCCGTCTCGGCATGGTCCCGAACCGCCGGCCGGGGCAGCGCGGATTCATGCTGCGCGACTCCGCGAACTGA